The genomic interval GCAACAAATGGATTGATCCTGATGACGCGCCAGAACTGACAGAAGCTTTTTTCAAGACAGCTACCATCGAAGATAATGGCAAGGTTATAAGGCGTGGCCGCCCCATCAATCACAATCCAAAACAGCAAGTCACAATACGCCTGGATGCCGAT from Komagataeibacter sp. FNDCF1 carries:
- a CDS encoding BrnA antitoxin family protein, whose translation is MTQKNEFGGNKWIDPDDAPELTEAFFKTATIEDNGKVIRRGRPINHNPKQQVTIRLDADVLAAFKQTGAGWQTRINDALRKAIR